The following coding sequences are from one Paenibacillus stellifer window:
- a CDS encoding DUF4870 domain-containing protein: protein MSPFRSSVGLPDYIAAALCYLFPFAGGIIFLALEKRSRFVLFHSLQSLLAYGALMVGHVLAGLLPFIGALVATLCFLLGFAVWLVMTYHALQGHWQKLPWAGDIAERQLRRL, encoded by the coding sequence ATGTCCCCTTTCCGTTCTTCCGTCGGCCTCCCGGATTATATCGCCGCCGCGCTGTGCTACCTCTTCCCATTTGCAGGCGGAATCATCTTCCTTGCGCTGGAGAAGCGCAGCCGGTTCGTACTGTTCCATTCCCTCCAGTCTCTGCTCGCTTACGGCGCGCTCATGGTCGGCCACGTACTGGCCGGACTGCTGCCGTTCATCGGAGCTCTTGTAGCAACTCTCTGCTTCCTGCTCGGCTTCGCGGTATGGCTGGTCATGACCTACCACGCGCTGCAGGGTCACTGGCAGAAGCTGCCGTGGGCCGGAGATATCGCCGAGCGCCAGCTGCGGCGGCTCTAG
- a CDS encoding GNAT family N-acetyltransferase — MREQATEFTLQPARSEDRERLADLRAEVLRDDLTRLGRFDEERVRERFRRAFEPRCTWIITGPGSALIGCIALRAEAGGQLLEHFYIAPAYQNRGIGSRVLGAVLEKDEAKDAVVRLNVLQGSPARRLYERFGFRAYSEDAVDVFMSRPPEV; from the coding sequence GTGAGGGAGCAGGCCACAGAGTTCACGCTGCAGCCTGCGCGTTCTGAAGACCGGGAGAGGCTGGCTGACCTTCGGGCAGAGGTCCTGAGGGACGATCTGACCCGGTTAGGCAGATTCGACGAGGAGAGAGTCCGCGAGCGGTTCCGGCGTGCTTTTGAGCCCCGGTGTACATGGATTATCACGGGGCCAGGCTCCGCCCTCATCGGCTGCATCGCGCTTCGGGCAGAAGCCGGGGGCCAGCTGTTGGAGCATTTCTACATCGCTCCCGCGTATCAGAACCGGGGGATTGGCAGCCGGGTCCTCGGGGCCGTGCTGGAGAAGGATGAGGCCAAAGATGCCGTGGTCCGGCTTAATGTTCTGCAGGGGAGCCCGGCACGGCGGCTGTATGAGCGCTTCGGCTTCCGGGCCTACAGCGAGGACGCTGTGGATGTGTTCATGTCGCGGCCGCCTGAAGTCTGA
- a CDS encoding ABC transporter ATP-binding protein, whose amino-acid sequence MEALKLEGVVKQYGDKTAVNGISLGVEQGEIYGLLGANGAGKTTTMRMVLGLIYPDGGSIRYNDKPFSSELQSIMGYLPEERGLYPKVKVSEQIVYLARLRGMSAAEADQSLRYWLDRFEVPEYYNKKIEELSKGNQQKMGFIAAVVHKPQILILDEAFSGLDPVNVELLKDTVKELRDQGTSILFSTHRMEHVEELCRHITILDRSNTVVQGDIREIKKGYPREEVFLRTSGEVDGLGGIPGVTAVERKESGYTVRIADVTAAQLVLRKALEQGEIEHFEIKEPTLNQIFIKAVGESHE is encoded by the coding sequence ATGGAAGCATTGAAACTGGAAGGTGTTGTGAAGCAGTACGGCGACAAAACGGCGGTGAACGGAATCAGCCTTGGCGTGGAGCAGGGTGAGATTTACGGACTGCTCGGAGCCAACGGCGCGGGCAAGACGACGACAATGCGGATGGTACTTGGCTTGATTTATCCCGACGGCGGCTCGATCCGGTATAACGACAAGCCGTTCAGCAGCGAGCTTCAGTCGATTATGGGCTATCTGCCCGAGGAGAGAGGGCTGTACCCGAAGGTGAAGGTCAGCGAACAGATCGTCTATCTGGCTCGTCTGCGCGGCATGTCCGCGGCCGAAGCGGACCAAAGCCTGCGCTACTGGCTGGACCGTTTTGAAGTACCCGAGTACTACAACAAGAAGATCGAGGAGCTGTCCAAGGGCAATCAGCAGAAAATGGGCTTCATCGCCGCCGTGGTTCATAAGCCGCAGATTCTGATTCTGGACGAGGCCTTCAGTGGTCTTGATCCCGTCAATGTCGAACTGCTCAAGGATACGGTCAAAGAGCTGCGTGATCAGGGAACGAGCATTCTGTTCTCCACCCACCGGATGGAGCATGTGGAGGAGCTGTGCCGGCATATCACCATTCTGGACCGGTCGAACACGGTCGTGCAGGGCGATATCCGCGAAATTAAGAAGGGCTATCCGAGGGAAGAAGTATTCCTGAGGACTTCGGGAGAAGTGGACGGCCTCGGCGGCATCCCCGGCGTAACCGCCGTGGAGCGGAAGGAGAGCGGATACACGGTGCGGATCGCCGATGTCACGGCTGCACAGCTTGTGTTGCGGAAGGCGCTGGAGCAGGGCGAGATCGAGCATTTCGAAATCAAGGAGCCGACGCTTAACCAAATCTTTATCAAGGCGGTGGGTGAATCTCATGAATAA
- a CDS encoding metal-dependent hydrolase, producing MFSHVIFGASIMWCCLPRQTWKDIVTTLSFGALCGILPDLFGGRATNPWSHSIFVPPFLALGVAFIAKRIYKTVSFKRVWGTCILAVLIGHLFLDYLGHEIPLLYPFDHVSLRMGAITLGDPIIWVPLLIGVTVGLCKKLKPRLPVFIAILWVILYLSFRITAMEIIYHKVEAQYPVSEKSHIIVEPNTHYEYSFFSRDWLEYRFKIISSHHLRGGYAGILGEKLGTTEWHTFFPTGREIQFIDGIEVPTVNANLFSLFVLEEWTEDGHSFVKGQANNKIYVYKEVRKNQWEEQVK from the coding sequence ATGTTTTCACATGTGATATTTGGGGCGTCTATTATGTGGTGTTGTCTCCCAAGACAAACCTGGAAAGACATTGTTACAACATTGAGTTTCGGTGCTCTTTGTGGTATATTGCCAGACCTTTTCGGTGGACGAGCGACTAATCCGTGGTCCCATTCTATTTTTGTACCGCCCTTTTTAGCTTTAGGAGTTGCTTTCATAGCCAAGCGTATATATAAAACGGTGAGTTTCAAGCGGGTTTGGGGAACTTGTATTTTAGCTGTGTTGATAGGGCATTTATTCTTAGATTATTTGGGACATGAAATTCCCTTACTGTATCCATTTGATCATGTTTCTTTACGCATGGGCGCAATAACTTTGGGAGACCCGATAATCTGGGTTCCATTATTAATTGGAGTAACAGTGGGTTTATGCAAGAAGCTTAAGCCCAGGTTGCCAGTGTTTATAGCTATCTTATGGGTGATTCTCTATTTATCGTTCCGAATAACAGCAATGGAGATCATATATCATAAAGTAGAGGCGCAGTATCCCGTGTCAGAAAAATCCCACATCATTGTAGAGCCCAATACACATTATGAGTACTCCTTTTTTTCAAGGGATTGGCTAGAATATCGATTCAAAATAATCAGCTCTCACCATCTGAGAGGCGGGTATGCCGGCATCTTGGGGGAAAAGTTGGGCACAACAGAATGGCATACTTTTTTTCCAACTGGACGAGAAATACAATTCATAGACGGGATAGAAGTACCCACGGTTAATGCAAATTTGTTCTCTCTATTCGTTCTGGAAGAATGGACTGAAGATGGGCATTCATTTGTAAAAGGACAAGCTAACAATAAAATATATGTGTATAAAGAGGTTAGAAAGAATCAGTGGGAAGAGCAGGTTAAGTGA
- a CDS encoding diacylglycerol/lipid kinase family protein yields the protein MYLFVINPRSGGGMGERAWRRAEECLKERQVEYEALRTGSSEGAGREVERALSRRESWTACVVVGGDGTIHSVLPTLRSRGVPLGIIPAGSGNDTARGFGVPKQTEAALDIILGGSKTGADLLVGAGPEESEAATLTSVACGFDAQVAVNVNAGWYKPLCNALHAGRLAYLIGILHTLMTYKPGRAVIVCDGKKHAFENVWLASVCNLPSYGGGLLIAPQAKPEDGLLDVCVVHGCSRLQVLRLFPTLLKGSHVSLPFVTMLRGRRAAVSFDESRPAIADGEDLGGASPDVRCEPGALTVLTPRPGGD from the coding sequence ATGTATTTGTTCGTCATCAATCCCCGCTCCGGCGGGGGAATGGGGGAGCGCGCCTGGCGGCGCGCCGAAGAATGTCTTAAGGAACGGCAAGTGGAATATGAGGCTCTCCGTACGGGAAGCTCCGAAGGAGCCGGGCGGGAAGTGGAGCGGGCGCTGAGCCGCCGGGAGAGCTGGACTGCCTGCGTCGTCGTCGGCGGCGACGGCACGATTCACAGCGTCCTGCCGACGCTGAGGTCCCGGGGCGTGCCGCTCGGCATCATTCCGGCCGGCTCCGGCAATGACACGGCGCGCGGCTTCGGCGTGCCGAAACAGACCGAAGCCGCCCTGGATATCATCCTGGGCGGCTCGAAGACCGGCGCCGATCTGCTGGTCGGCGCCGGCCCTGAAGAGAGCGAGGCCGCGACGCTGACCTCGGTCGCCTGCGGCTTCGATGCCCAGGTGGCGGTCAACGTCAACGCCGGCTGGTACAAGCCTCTCTGCAACGCCCTGCATGCCGGGCGGCTAGCCTATCTTATCGGCATCCTGCACACCCTGATGACGTACAAGCCGGGGCGCGCGGTCATCGTCTGCGACGGGAAGAAGCACGCCTTCGAGAACGTCTGGCTGGCCTCGGTCTGCAATCTGCCGAGCTATGGAGGCGGATTGCTGATCGCGCCGCAGGCCAAGCCGGAGGACGGCCTGCTCGATGTCTGCGTCGTCCACGGCTGCAGCCGCCTTCAGGTGCTGCGGCTGTTCCCGACGCTCTTGAAGGGCAGCCATGTATCGCTGCCCTTTGTTACGATGCTGCGGGGCAGACGCGCAGCCGTCTCCTTCGATGAGAGCCGGCCGGCCATCGCCGACGGCGAAGATCTCGGCGGCGCATCGCCCGACGTCAGATGCGAGCCCGGAGCGCTGACCGTGCTGACGCCGCGCCCTGGAGGAGATTAA
- a CDS encoding xanthine phosphoribosyltransferase translates to MKLLKDKVKSEGLVLAKGVLKVDSFLNHQMDPFLMREIGREFKSRFADERITKVLTIESSGIAPGIMTALELEVPLIFARKQKSLTLTEDIFVEKVYSFTKRETNEITVSKKFIAPGERVLIIDDFLANGEAAFGLARIVEQAGASVAGIGIVIEKSFQPGRGLLLEAGYRLESLVRIASLDDGQVAFVEETP, encoded by the coding sequence ATGAAATTGTTGAAGGATAAGGTGAAGAGCGAAGGACTGGTGCTCGCCAAGGGCGTTCTTAAGGTGGATTCTTTCCTGAACCATCAGATGGACCCGTTCCTTATGCGTGAAATCGGAAGGGAATTCAAGAGCCGGTTCGCGGACGAACGGATCACCAAGGTGCTGACGATCGAATCATCCGGCATTGCTCCCGGGATCATGACGGCGCTTGAGCTGGAGGTTCCGCTGATCTTCGCCCGCAAGCAGAAATCGCTGACCCTGACCGAAGACATCTTCGTGGAAAAGGTCTATTCGTTCACCAAAAGAGAAACCAATGAAATCACCGTATCCAAAAAATTCATCGCTCCCGGCGAGCGGGTGCTGATCATCGACGATTTTCTGGCCAACGGGGAGGCCGCCTTCGGGCTGGCACGTATTGTGGAGCAGGCCGGCGCTTCGGTGGCGGGAATCGGAATCGTCATTGAAAAATCATTCCAGCCTGGCCGGGGGCTGCTGCTGGAAGCCGGTTACCGGCTGGAGTCGCTGGTGCGCATCGCTTCACTGGATGACGGGCAGGTTGCGTTCGTCGAAGAGACGCCGTGA
- a CDS encoding ABC transporter permease, with translation MNKMGTIIGFTFKNKVRTKSFLITTLILVILLSIGMNIPYLIKAFQGDDANSSGLSIGVVAESGSRATELLQNYAQQSDTGAKITVYPSADDAGLKKAMQDGQTDGYLTFTEQGGAGLSSAVYHSSGSGSKAQSFLQTALQQINAQLIAGDKLTAEQIAAMNAPISLGMEKINADGGEAADESHPIINYVLVYCLLILFFMSIMMTGNMISAEVTSEKSSRIMEILITSAAPLAQMFGKVIGIFLVGLIQIVIIAAAVAANLLLPHNADVLKDFNLDLGQLSVSLLVYGLILYILGYFLYALMYAAVGSIVSRTEDLGQAVMPIMMLGFVNFYVPLFSISAPNTMLVKVASYVPFTSPLSMLLRIGVGDVAFWEIALSLLILLVTCFGMGWLAAKIYRTGVLMYGKRPSIKELRKAMKAYKI, from the coding sequence ATGAATAAAATGGGGACGATTATCGGGTTCACGTTCAAGAATAAGGTTAGAACGAAATCTTTTCTGATAACAACGCTGATTCTGGTCATTTTGCTAAGCATCGGGATGAATATCCCTTATCTGATCAAAGCGTTTCAAGGCGACGATGCGAACAGCTCGGGCTTGTCCATCGGCGTCGTGGCGGAGAGCGGAAGCCGTGCCACTGAGCTGCTTCAGAATTATGCCCAGCAGTCGGATACGGGCGCGAAGATCACGGTGTATCCAAGTGCTGACGATGCCGGTCTGAAGAAGGCGATGCAGGACGGACAGACGGACGGCTACCTGACCTTCACGGAGCAGGGGGGAGCCGGACTCTCGTCGGCCGTCTACCATTCCTCGGGCAGCGGCTCCAAGGCGCAGAGCTTCCTGCAGACCGCTCTCCAGCAGATCAACGCGCAGCTTATCGCCGGAGACAAGCTGACGGCGGAGCAGATCGCCGCGATGAACGCTCCGATCAGCCTTGGCATGGAGAAGATTAATGCCGACGGAGGGGAAGCGGCCGATGAGTCGCACCCGATCATCAACTATGTGCTTGTCTACTGCCTGCTGATTCTCTTCTTCATGTCGATCATGATGACTGGCAATATGATCTCGGCGGAAGTCACTTCGGAGAAGAGCTCCCGCATCATGGAAATTCTGATTACTAGCGCTGCGCCGCTGGCACAAATGTTCGGCAAGGTGATCGGCATTTTCCTGGTTGGCCTCATACAGATCGTGATCATCGCGGCAGCTGTTGCCGCCAACCTGCTGCTGCCTCATAACGCGGACGTGCTGAAGGATTTCAATCTCGACCTCGGCCAGCTCAGCGTCAGCCTGCTCGTCTACGGTCTGATCCTTTATATTCTCGGCTACTTCCTGTACGCGCTGATGTATGCCGCCGTTGGCTCCATCGTGAGCCGCACCGAGGATCTTGGCCAGGCGGTCATGCCGATCATGATGCTCGGCTTCGTGAACTTCTACGTGCCGCTGTTCAGTATTTCGGCCCCTAACACGATGCTCGTCAAAGTTGCAAGCTATGTGCCGTTCACTTCTCCGCTCAGCATGCTGCTGCGCATCGGCGTCGGCGACGTCGCCTTCTGGGAAATCGCCTTGTCGCTGCTGATTCTGCTGGTCACCTGCTTCGGAATGGGCTGGCTTGCCGCCAAGATCTACCGCACCGGCGTCCTTATGTACGGCAAGCGCCCGAGCATCAAGGAGCTGCGCAAGGCAATGAAGGCTTACAAAATTTAA
- a CDS encoding GntR family transcriptional regulator, translated as MRIPVQIDESSAEPLYHQIETQLRSLIISGNIAEGTLLPSIREFAGDLKCSVITVRRVYQDLENEGLLRTRQGTGTFVSHVGDGAREGFKLETVQKALEAAAETGWSVQYDEAELVALFRDIVKRKYGGRKAEGES; from the coding sequence ATGCGAATACCGGTTCAGATCGATGAGAGCAGCGCGGAGCCGCTGTATCACCAGATTGAGACGCAGCTGAGGTCCCTCATCATCAGCGGGAACATCGCGGAGGGTACGCTGCTTCCGTCCATCCGGGAGTTCGCGGGGGATCTGAAGTGCAGCGTCATTACAGTTCGCCGGGTCTATCAGGATCTGGAGAACGAGGGGCTGCTTCGGACCCGGCAAGGCACCGGAACGTTCGTCTCCCATGTCGGAGACGGGGCAAGGGAGGGATTCAAGCTGGAGACGGTACAGAAAGCGCTGGAAGCGGCGGCGGAGACCGGATGGTCGGTGCAGTACGATGAGGCCGAGCTGGTCGCGCTCTTTCGGGATATTGTGAAGCGCAAATACGGAGGACGGAAAGCGGAGGGTGAGAGCTGA
- a CDS encoding DUF420 domain-containing protein: MDIFTVFPTISTGFIVISAVMVAIGWRLIILGKRKAHKKAMIAAAIFAVLFFLVYASRTVFVGNTSWGGPDDLSTLYHVFLIFHIVLATVAAVFGITTLTLGFKAKYAKHRKWGRVTSVIWFITAITGTAVYILLYLMYPGGHTKPVWEVILGA, encoded by the coding sequence ATGGATATTTTCACCGTATTTCCGACGATCAGTACTGGATTTATCGTCATCAGCGCTGTGATGGTGGCCATCGGCTGGAGACTGATCATTCTGGGCAAGCGCAAAGCGCACAAGAAGGCGATGATCGCCGCCGCGATATTTGCTGTGCTGTTTTTTCTCGTGTACGCATCAAGAACCGTCTTTGTAGGGAACACCTCCTGGGGAGGGCCAGACGACTTGTCGACCTTGTACCATGTGTTTCTGATCTTTCACATCGTTCTCGCAACGGTGGCTGCCGTATTCGGCATCACGACGCTGACGCTGGGCTTCAAGGCCAAGTACGCCAAGCATCGCAAATGGGGGCGGGTGACTTCGGTCATCTGGTTCATCACCGCCATAACGGGCACCGCGGTATATATACTGCTGTATCTGATGTATCCGGGCGGCCACACCAAGCCGGTGTGGGAAGTCATTTTGGGCGCTTAA
- a CDS encoding S41 family peptidase, giving the protein MFNRYPHFLLCAVLLLVLLPLLASCSSETGPKLDWRSDLELVRREFPEKEITLKQNPRLAEDFRERITAIIDKLPKYRSDDEVKLELSGALASLGQVHTFLAFTREPLLPFNLYIQEGKVYVLGTVAGYRDTLYSELTAIEGVPVARILEKLKKDISRDNEVGFLDGAPMYLRLPSVLKGLRIIEDTEKVELTFKKEDGQTIAVKAETMTDANLLKPEFAEYMPAQQFMQNFRQSDSNYQYEYIASAKAMYIAYNSCEQDKNLSMLQFTGEMLQTARQQPVDRLIIDLRNNSGGDTAVFLPLLEGLAQNPELVRHMLVLTSRDTASSAMFAAITLRTEFHAKLVGEPTNGDPNKPGNILPLKLPASGLTAYYCTTEYHNPLYLGQDAVPPDLPVPTTIEDFRAGVDPVMQAALDYKFQ; this is encoded by the coding sequence ATGTTCAATCGCTATCCTCATTTCCTTCTCTGCGCGGTGCTTCTGCTTGTCCTACTGCCGCTTCTCGCCTCCTGTTCCAGTGAAACGGGACCAAAGCTCGATTGGAGGTCCGATCTGGAGCTTGTCCGGCGGGAGTTCCCGGAGAAGGAAATTACGCTGAAGCAAAATCCCCGGCTGGCTGAAGATTTCAGGGAGCGGATTACGGCGATCATCGACAAGCTTCCCAAGTACCGGAGCGACGATGAGGTGAAGCTGGAACTGTCGGGAGCGCTGGCTTCATTGGGACAGGTTCATACCTTTCTCGCTTTTACTCGGGAGCCGCTTCTTCCGTTCAATTTATACATCCAGGAGGGTAAAGTGTATGTGTTAGGCACCGTGGCAGGGTACCGGGATACTCTGTACAGCGAATTAACCGCCATTGAAGGGGTTCCGGTGGCGCGAATTCTGGAGAAGCTGAAGAAGGATATTTCGCGGGATAACGAGGTTGGTTTTTTGGATGGAGCTCCTATGTATCTCCGTTTGCCTTCTGTGCTTAAGGGACTTCGCATTATAGAGGACACTGAGAAAGTGGAGCTGACCTTCAAGAAAGAGGATGGGCAGACGATTGCGGTTAAGGCTGAAACGATGACCGATGCCAACCTGTTAAAGCCCGAATTTGCAGAATACATGCCCGCGCAGCAGTTCATGCAGAATTTCAGGCAGAGCGATTCCAACTATCAGTACGAATATATAGCCTCGGCAAAAGCAATGTACATCGCCTACAATTCCTGCGAGCAGGACAAGAACCTCTCCATGCTTCAGTTCACTGGAGAAATGCTACAAACGGCCCGGCAGCAGCCGGTGGACCGGCTGATTATCGACTTGAGAAATAATTCCGGCGGGGATACCGCCGTCTTTCTGCCGCTGCTGGAGGGCTTGGCCCAAAATCCGGAGCTGGTCCGCCATATGCTTGTGCTGACCAGCCGGGATACAGCATCATCGGCAATGTTCGCCGCTATTACGCTGCGCACGGAGTTCCATGCCAAACTGGTCGGCGAACCGACCAACGGGGACCCGAACAAGCCGGGAAACATCCTTCCGCTGAAGCTTCCGGCGTCCGGATTGACGGCTTACTACTGCACAACCGAGTATCATAATCCGTTGTATTTGGGACAGGATGCAGTCCCTCCCGACCTCCCCGTGCCCACCACCATCGAAGATTTTAGAGCAGGCGTCGATCCCGTCATGCAGGCAGCGCTGGATTATAAATTCCAATAA
- a CDS encoding ABC transporter ATP-binding protein produces MAQMAAELRNVTKKRRTKTVGPLHLEVQEGYITALVGQNGSGKSTLLQMLLKLTHPDEGEIRWFGQSFEGELPLPVRQSIAYVAEHPIRQEDYWGPEEAAWFRSRWYPQWDQDYFEKLMNTFEVPRGQKLGKMSKGERRKFEIAAALAAGPKLLLLDEPSSGLDPFAWKAMIEILQSYMDERQAAILISTHIVEEVRRLADYIALLHQGRLLGIMEKDALLGAWTEVWISAHDEEELQGIAAELPDAFRPVMGAPGTASLLTSRLPDLEKRLTDLNVKVFRSRSLDLEESLELWIKGYTPKDMDA; encoded by the coding sequence ATGGCGCAGATGGCGGCGGAGCTAAGGAACGTAACCAAGAAGCGGCGAACCAAGACGGTAGGCCCGCTTCATCTGGAGGTGCAGGAGGGCTATATTACCGCGCTGGTGGGACAGAACGGCTCCGGCAAAAGCACGCTTCTGCAGATGCTGTTGAAGCTGACGCATCCGGACGAAGGCGAGATCCGCTGGTTCGGCCAGAGCTTCGAAGGCGAGCTGCCGCTGCCGGTCCGGCAGAGCATCGCCTATGTGGCGGAGCATCCGATCCGGCAGGAGGACTACTGGGGGCCGGAAGAAGCCGCCTGGTTCCGGAGCCGATGGTATCCGCAGTGGGACCAGGACTACTTCGAGAAGCTGATGAATACCTTCGAGGTGCCGAGAGGACAGAAGCTTGGGAAGATGTCCAAGGGTGAGCGCCGCAAGTTCGAAATCGCCGCCGCCCTTGCCGCAGGCCCGAAGCTGCTGCTGCTCGACGAGCCCTCCTCCGGCCTCGATCCCTTCGCCTGGAAAGCGATGATCGAGATTCTGCAGAGCTACATGGACGAAAGGCAGGCCGCGATTCTGATCTCCACCCATATTGTGGAGGAGGTGCGGCGGCTGGCCGATTATATCGCCCTGCTGCATCAGGGCAGGCTGCTCGGGATTATGGAGAAGGACGCTCTCCTGGGGGCGTGGACCGAGGTCTGGATCTCCGCCCATGACGAGGAGGAGCTCCAGGGAATCGCCGCTGAGCTGCCGGATGCCTTCCGGCCAGTCATGGGAGCTCCGGGAACCGCTTCTCTACTGACCTCCCGGCTTCCGGATTTGGAGAAACGCCTGACGGATTTGAACGTAAAGGTATTCAGAAGCCGCAGCCTGGATTTGGAAGAAAGCTTGGAGCTTTGGATCAAGGGATACACCCCGAAGGACATGGATGCGTAA
- a CDS encoding TetR/AcrR family transcriptional regulator, with protein MARSKEFDTTEVLHKAMEVFGYYGYEGTSLQNLLDGLGIARQSLYDTYGTKRDLFIKAVKQYVEGKSSAAAAYLASADSVKTAVADIFQTIVSVLQDEEQRKECLILHSAIDQVPHDPEIAALFEKDRQLLEQAFYDALVRGQARGELGPNQDLHALARYLYHARYGLTQAAKLFNDPQVLEDISAVVLSTLNRC; from the coding sequence ATGGCAAGAAGCAAAGAATTCGATACCACCGAAGTGCTGCATAAGGCAATGGAAGTCTTCGGCTACTATGGTTATGAAGGCACGTCCCTCCAGAATTTGCTCGACGGACTGGGGATTGCCCGCCAGAGTCTGTATGATACGTACGGGACGAAGAGAGATCTGTTCATCAAGGCCGTGAAGCAGTATGTTGAAGGGAAATCTTCAGCGGCCGCTGCCTATCTGGCTTCTGCGGATTCTGTCAAAACGGCGGTCGCCGACATTTTTCAGACCATTGTGTCGGTGCTGCAGGATGAAGAACAGCGGAAGGAATGCCTGATCTTGCATAGCGCCATCGATCAAGTGCCTCATGATCCTGAAATCGCAGCGCTGTTTGAAAAAGATCGGCAGCTGTTGGAACAAGCCTTCTATGACGCATTGGTTCGGGGGCAGGCCCGGGGAGAGCTGGGTCCAAATCAGGACTTGCATGCTCTTGCGCGATATTTATATCATGCGAGATACGGATTGACCCAAGCGGCGAAGCTATTTAACGATCCTCAGGTTCTGGAAGATATCTCAGCTGTTGTGCTCTCTACGCTCAATCGCTGTTAA
- a CDS encoding MFS transporter — MELPLSYIRFLMGMFISRLGDSLFSFAIPWISYKLTQSSIVMGSMYAVSVLPIVLFGPVVGSMVDRWERKKLMIITDSSRALLVGLIPLLHFGGVLQLWHLYAISFVLTILSLMFDVSIVAIIPSLAPKQLTRANASYQLSNQIAELAGPLLAGVIIVAVGGFNTLWIDAVSFAGTLVVLMLMPSFSKPKPMASLPQIFKDIGEGFKWLIHSKINLSFSFQAMIGNFGYSAAFGVLMFYLLNTLHLNTQQSSINYTLLGFGGIIGSILAVPLESRFRRGTLIPVLLGIGTVGFLFASVSHFWLAPGIAFFAVTVCNVAWNTIVTSVRQETIPSDMIGRVLGFSRMLTRLAMPLGAMSGAALSEWTDPRAVFAVAAGAKILEVVIALITPIRKL; from the coding sequence CTGGAATTGCCCCTCTCCTATATCCGGTTTCTGATGGGGATGTTCATTTCCAGATTGGGGGATTCCCTGTTTTCTTTCGCCATTCCCTGGATCTCCTACAAATTAACCCAATCCAGTATCGTGATGGGGTCCATGTATGCGGTGAGCGTTCTGCCGATCGTCTTGTTCGGGCCGGTTGTGGGCAGTATGGTCGACCGATGGGAACGAAAAAAGCTGATGATCATTACCGATAGCTCCAGAGCGCTGCTCGTCGGGCTGATCCCCCTGCTGCACTTTGGTGGAGTTCTGCAGTTGTGGCATCTTTACGCGATTTCCTTCGTGCTCACCATACTTTCACTGATGTTCGACGTTTCCATCGTTGCCATTATCCCTTCGCTGGCACCCAAACAATTGACGCGGGCTAACGCCTCCTACCAGTTGAGCAATCAAATCGCGGAGCTGGCGGGACCGCTGCTTGCCGGCGTGATTATCGTAGCCGTCGGGGGATTCAACACGCTGTGGATCGATGCTGTATCATTCGCGGGAACACTCGTCGTTCTGATGCTTATGCCAAGCTTTAGCAAGCCCAAGCCGATGGCCAGTCTGCCGCAGATTTTCAAAGACATCGGGGAAGGCTTCAAATGGCTCATCCATTCCAAAATTAATCTCTCCTTCTCCTTCCAGGCGATGATTGGTAACTTCGGCTACAGCGCGGCTTTCGGCGTGTTGATGTTCTACCTGCTGAACACTCTCCATCTGAATACCCAGCAGAGCAGCATTAACTATACCCTGCTTGGATTTGGAGGCATCATCGGAAGCATTCTGGCCGTTCCGCTGGAGAGTCGGTTCCGCAGGGGCACATTGATCCCAGTGCTGCTGGGAATCGGAACGGTCGGTTTCCTTTTTGCTTCGGTCAGTCATTTCTGGCTTGCTCCCGGGATCGCATTTTTCGCGGTCACGGTCTGCAACGTTGCCTGGAATACGATTGTCACCTCCGTACGCCAAGAGACCATTCCATCCGATATGATCGGACGGGTGCTTGGCTTCTCCAGAATGCTGACCCGTTTGGCCATGCCCTTGGGAGCGATGTCCGGAGCCGCCCTGTCGGAATGGACCGATCCGCGAGCGGTATTCGCTGTAGCAGCAGGTGCCAAAATCCTGGAGGTAGTCATCGCACTGATCACGCCGATCCGAAAGCTTTGA